The genomic DNA TGGTCTCACTGCCGCCCGAAAGCAATACAATATCGACCCGCCGGTTCTTCGCTCTTCCTTCCGCAGAGTCATTGTCGGCCACCGGCCTGAACTCTCCGTAACCGGCAGCCGACATTCGCTCCGGCTCATAGCCATAGGCCTCTATCAGATATTGCACGATGTTGGTTGCCCTGCTGGTCGACAGCTCCCAGTTTGACTGAAATCTGCCGGACCGGATCGGGACATTGTCGGTGTGCCCCTCGACACGATAAGGGTTGGTGTAGTGGCTGAGTGATTCGGCAATCATCGCCAGCAGCTCCATGGAGTCCTTTTTCACGATATCGCTGCCGGAATTGAAAAAGCCTGCCTCTTTCAGGCTCACTGTCAGGCCCCGTTTGCCGATCTCAAGACCGACCTTGTCCTGAGCGCCTTTCTTAAGCAGATAGGCCTCGATGGAC from Geoanaerobacter pelophilus includes the following:
- a CDS encoding OmpA/MotB family protein translates to MAKKKKHEKEPNHERWLVSYADFITLLFAVFVTLYAMSQTDKKKVEQVMASIRESFGYSTTSLGGKPAVIDAGNISIIPTLKPQVMPPPVRKQPKDIAKGRVHAEEKDLLAIKASIEAYLLKKGAQDKVGLEIGKRGLTVSLKEAGFFNSGSDIVKKDSMELLAMIAESLSHYTNPYRVEGHTDNVPIRSGRFQSNWELSTSRATNIVQYLIEAYGYEPERMSAAGYGEFRPVADNDSAEGRAKNRRVDIVLLSGGSETMEP